The proteins below come from a single Drosophila miranda strain MSH22 chromosome Y unlocalized genomic scaffold, D.miranda_PacBio2.1 Contig_Y1_pilon, whole genome shotgun sequence genomic window:
- the LOC117189681 gene encoding uncharacterized protein LOC117189681 — MLEVLLEKKIFIDSENVIIRRFALYLMNALIDNTDINTLEPETTEGILEVAYSFYLQETDDFCIEYLSHLLNMCLRDPKVAQGIVENFELLQKFKAVIATSENPDTIHSSIEAVHKILLIQSAEEMLEFTTLPDFPIDRIICEVTSKYQEIRLAALKVLKTLLVDTSDQSVFEPLHRCFHVLEQLVKAFCEVLQRPDAVEIIEVLATALRSEMTKLFFEHNLFDLIVEHLKDQIDILSLELRCTIISIFAETAKYVQYLVRMHTAEITDMFLGCLMENDPAPATFVILGLNRMADNPDALRRIVTEFDEGALQKLVSIFQSPEVIIKTREQAAEFINRLLTGAYRDTAGELTDLDIPGVLTTTIQQGLPTLSIDLILSLLVIVESLAQNEEYRTVLGQHRPLTEQIAQLLMRSYAHSILVNNIFRCLCTIVDKQDVREVLLENYIVSSIKRALKSLSNLVKTAVTNFILQTTRFSEFIDAYIDRGILEVLMLFQKHAFCVSTWGPAIESILSKCPTIKFCIRNCLTFTDITAGKDFYVSRKKFDDFRTLQDILRNDCSLEAVLVVNFDRLEADEADLMRVPSFCLPMSDGAGDHTWCYCKRPAHPHLPKYLETLNQTLMMHGLVENPPKVRSAIDFDNVAKRIKIIAEVVHNVMNDNLKIFDLNSTEECSRHAVRCHLQELRYVYHTNFIPLGMVHSGCQFERAILFKALADQIGLPCTLERSVDGRMLYNEVPMPLEIDKDVHCDKKTLQFMPWRMLRPTHVVDLMYNVGDLYPMQSRQALQYLRLY, encoded by the exons ATGTGCCTGCGTGATCCCAAAGTGGCCCAGGGAATTGTGGAGAACTTTGAGCTCTTGCAGAAGTTCAAGGCAGTGATTGCCACCTCCGAGAATCCCGACACCATTCATAGCTCCATCGAGGCCGTTCACAAGATCCTGCTGATCCAGAGTGCAGAGGAGATGTTGGAGTTTACCACTCTTCCCGACTTTCCCATCGATCGCATTATCTGTGAGGTGACCAGCAAATACCAGGAGATTCGGCTTGCGGCCCTGAAAGTCTTGAAGACCCTCCTGGTGGACACCAGCGACCAGAGTGTGTTTGAGCCGCTGCATCGCTGCTTCCATGTCCTGGAGCAGCTGGTCAAAGCATTTTGCGAAGTTCTGCAAAGACCGGATGCGGTCGAGATCATTGAGGTGCTGGCCACGGCTCTCCGGTCCGAGATGACCAAGCTGTTCTTCGAGCATAACCTCTTCGACCTTATTGTCGAGCACCTGAAGGACCAAATCGATATCCTGTCCCTTGAGCTGCGCTGCACCATCATATCCATCTTCGCGGAAACTGCGAAGTACGTGCAGTATCTGGTGAGGATGCACACTGCCGAGATCACGGACATGTTCCTCGGCTGCCTCATGGAGAACGACCCGGCACCGGCCACCTTCGTGATCCTCGGGCTCAACCGCATGGCCGATAATCCGGACGCACTGCGTCGAATTGTGACCGAGTTTGATGAGGGGGCTCTGCAGAAGCTAGTGTCCATTTTCCAGTCCCCGGAGGTGATCATCAAGACCCGGGAGCAGGCAGCCGAGTTTATCAATCGCCTCCTGACCGGAGCCTATCGCGACACGGCTGGAGAGCTGACGGACTTGGACATTCCAGGCGTCCTCACCACCACCATTCAGCAGGGCCTGCCTACTCTCTCCATTGATTTGATCCTCTCTCTGCTGGTAATCGTCGAGAGTTTGGCCCAGAACGAGGAGTACCGAACAGTCCTGGGCCAGCATCGTCCGCTCACCGAGCAAATTGCTCAACTTTTGATG CGCTCCTATGCCCATTCCATTCTCGTGAACAACATCTTCCGTTGCCTGTGCACCATCGTCGATAAGCAGGATGTTCGTGAGGTGCTGCTTGAGAACTACATTGTGTCCTCCATCAAGCGGGCTCTGAAGTCGCTCTCTAATCTGGTCAAGACGGCTGTGACCAACTTCATTCTGCAGACCACGCGCTTTAGCGAATTCATCGACGCCTACATAGATCGCGGCATTCTGGAAGT CCTGATGCTGTTCCAGAAACACGCCTTCTGCGTGTCCACCTGGGGACCGGCCATCGAGAGCATCCTCTCTAAGTGCCCCACGATAAAGTTCTGCATTAGAAACTGCCTAACCTTCACCGACATTACTGCCGGCAAGGACTTTTATGTGTCCAGAAAAAAGTTTGACGACTTCCGCACTCTCCAGGACATTCTACGCAACGATTGCTCTCTGGAGGCCGTTCTGGTGGTCAATTTTGACCGATTGGAGGCGGATGAGGCGGATCTGATGAGAGTTCCGTCGTTCTGCCTTCCGATGTCCGATGGTGCCGGTGATCATACCTGGTGCTACTGCAAGCGTCCTGCCCATCCCCATCTACCCAAATATCTGGAGACGCTTAATCAAACTCTGATG ATGCACGGCCTGGTGGAGAATCCGCCAAAGGTGCGCAGCGCCATCGATTTTGATAACGTGGCCAAGCGCATCAAGATCATTGCCGAAGTCGTGCACAATGTGATGAACGATAACCTCAAGATCTTCGACCTCAACTCGACGGAGGAGTGTTCCCGCCATGCGGTGCGATGCCACCTTCAGGAACTGCGCTACGTCTACCACACTAACTTCATACCCCTGGGCATGGTGCACAGTGGCTGCCAGTTTGAGCGCGCCATCCTCTTCAAGGCCCTGGCCGATCAGATCGGCCTGCCCTGCACCCTGGAGCGCAGTGTCGACGGCCGGATGCTGTACAACGAGGTGCCGATGCCGCTGGAGATCGACAAGGATGTTCACTGCGACAAGAAGACCCTCCAGTTTATGCCCTGGCGCATGCTGCGCCCCACCCACGTCGTCGATCTCATGTACAACGTAGGCGACCTGTATCCGATGCAGAGTCGCCAGGCACTGCAGTATCTGCGCCTCTATTGA
- the LOC117189682 gene encoding uncharacterized protein LOC117189682 isoform X1: protein MCLRDPKVAQGIVENFELLQKFKAVIATSENPDTIHSSIEAVHKILLIQSAEEMLEFTTLPDFPIDRIICEVTSKYQEIRLAALKVLKTLLVDTSDQSVFEPLHRCFHVLEQLVKAFCEVLQRPDAVEIIEVLATALRSEMTKLFFEHNLFDLIVEHLKDQIDILSLELRCTIISIFAETAKYVQYLVRMHTAEITDMFLGCLMENDPAPATFVILGLNRMADNPDALRRIVTEFDEGALQKLVSIFQSPEVIIKTREQAAEFINRLLTGAYRDTAGELTDLDIPGVLTTTIQQGLPTLSIDLILSLLVIVESLAQNEEYRTVLGQHRPLTEQIAQLLMRSYAHSILVNNIFRCLCTIVDKQDVREVLLENYIVSSIKRALKSLSNLVKTAVTNFILQTTRFSEFIDAYIDRGILEVLMLFQKHAFCVSTWGPAIESILSKCPTIKFCIRNCLTFTDITAGKDFYVSRKKFDDFRTLQDILRNDCSLEAVLVVNFDRLEADEADLMRVPSFCLPMSDGAGDHTWCYCKRPAHPHLPKYLETLNQTLMMHGLVENPPKVRSAIDFDNVAKRIKIIAEVVHNVMNDNLKIFDLNSTEECSRHAVRCHLQELRYVYHTNFIPLGMVHSGCQFERAILFKALADQIGLPCTLERSVDGRMLYNEVPMPLEIDKDVHCDKKTLQFMPWRMLRPTHVVDLMYNVGDLYPMQSRQALQYLRLY, encoded by the exons ATGTGCCTGCGTGATCCCAAAGTGGCCCAGGGAATTGTGGAGAACTTTGAGCTCTTGCAGAAGTTCAAGGCAGTGATTGCCACCTCCGAGAATCCCGACACCATTCATAGCTCCATCGAGGCCGTTCACAAGATCCTGCTGATCCAGAGTGCAGAGGAGATGTTGGAGTTTACCACTCTTCCCGACTTTCCCATCGATCGCATTATCTGTGAGGTGACCAGCAAATACCAGGAGATTCGGCTTGCGGCCCTGAAAGTCTTGAAGACCCTCCTGGTGGACACCAGCGACCAGAGTGTGTTTGAGCCGCTGCATCGCTGCTTCCATGTCCTGGAGCAGCTGGTCAAAGCATTTTGCGAAGTTCTGCAAAGACCGGATGCGGTCGAGATCATTGAGGTGCTGGCCACGGCTCTCCGGTCCGAGATGACCAAGCTGTTCTTCGAGCATAACCTCTTCGACCTTATTGTCGAGCACCTGAAGGACCAAATCGATATCCTGTCCCTTGAGCTGCGCTGCACCATCATATCCATCTTCGCGGAAACTGCGAAGTACGTGCAGTATCTGGTGAGGATGCACACTGCCGAGATCACGGACATGTTCCTCGGCTGCCTCATGGAGAACGACCCGGCACCGGCCACCTTCGTGATCCTCGGGCTCAACCGCATGGCCGATAATCCGGACGCACTGCGTCGAATTGTGACCGAGTTTGATGAGGGGGCTCTGCAGAAGCTAGTGTCCATTTTCCAGTCCCCGGAGGTGATCATCAAGACCCGGGAGCAGGCAGCCGAGTTTATCAATCGCCTCCTGACCGGAGCCTATCGCGACACGGCTGGAGAGCTGACGGACTTGGACATTCCAGGCGTCCTCACCACCACCATTCAGCAGGGCCTGCCTACTCTCTCCATTGATTTGATCCTCTCTCTGCTGGTAATCGTCGAGAGTTTGGCCCAGAACGAGGAGTACCGAACAGTCCTGGGCCAGCATCGTCCGCTCACCGAGCAAATTGCTCAACTTTTGATG CGCTCCTATGCCCATTCCATTCTCGTGAACAACATCTTCCGTTGCCTGTGCACCATCGTCGATAAGCAGGATGTTCGTGAGGTGCTGCTTGAGAACTACATTGTGTCCTCCATCAAGCGGGCTCTGAAGTCGCTCTCTAATCTGGTCAAGACGGCTGTGACCAACTTCATTCTGCAGACCACGCGCTTTAGCGAATTCATCGACGCCTACATAGATCGCGGCATTCTGGAAGT CCTGATGCTGTTCCAGAAACACGCCTTCTGCGTGTCCACCTGGGGACCGGCCATCGAGAGCATCCTCTCTAAGTGCCCCACGATAAAGTTCTGCATTAGAAACTGCCTAACCTTCACCGACATTACTGCCGGCAAGGACTTTTATGTGTCCAGAAAAAAGTTTGACGACTTCCGCACTCTCCAGGACATTCTACGCAACGATTGCTCTCTGGAGGCCGTTCTGGTGGTCAATTTTGACCGATTGGAGGCGGATGAGGCGGATCTGATGAGAGTTCCGTCGTTCTGCCTTCCGATGTCCGATGGTGCCGGTGATCATACCTGGTGCTACTGCAAGCGTCCTGCCCATCCCCATCTACCCAAATATCTGGAGACGCTTAATCAAACTCTGATG ATGCACGGCCTGGTGGAGAATCCGCCAAAGGTGCGCAGCGCCATCGATTTTGATAACGTGGCCAAGCGCATCAAGATCATTGCCGAAGTCGTGCACAATGTGATGAACGATAACCTCAAGATCTTCGACCTCAACTCGACGGAGGAGTGTTCCCGCCATGCGGTGCGATGCCACCTTCAGGAACTGCGCTACGTCTACCACACTAACTTCATACCCCTGGGCATGGTGCACAGTGGCTGCCAGTTTGAGCGCGCCATCCTCTTCAAGGCCCTGGCCGATCAGATCGGCCTGCCCTGCACCCTGGAGCGCAGTGTCGACGGCCGGATGCTGTACAACGAGGTGCCGATGCCGCTGGAGATCGACAAGGATGTTCACTGCGACAAGAAGACCCTCCAGTTTATGCCCTGGCGCATGCTGCGCCCCACCCACGTCGTCGATCTCATGTACAACGTAGGCGACCTGTATCCGATGCAGAGTCGCCAGGCACTGCAGTATCTGCGCCTCTATTGA
- the LOC117190074 gene encoding condensin complex subunit 3-like — MRHAELKESLHKRYEKELQQLWATKSLNTFINVLKTVLEAEESNENGNKALSFCAKFVTSFESEKTHPMMTETFHWLLTTYSSSPHVRYRICYFVNLILEKLGPNAAVDDTQCDEILETMLERVKDVSAGVRKQAVLAMQRLQIPDNPVDPVVFAYQFHLSADPLSSVRQCIITCMGRNYITVPYILQRLWDVDEKVRRHTYVNMCNYPVRAYRVAQRLTLLEQGLNDSSANVKKTAVNIMLKAWIGSYQQNYVAPIAALKLDSSEEELMRFRSVTKQMLREIFEQTDNQQLMAQLPLGDDCELHRCVPLECLNVELLLYWQCLGDYLESTQADESDQVLPELSVFCTYVNKFCESQKPDMDKFAQIEFQNMLLSLVEILDSYDLGDEIGRSNMKTLIKNLLKDCLLDHKIVRVLVRCMEKLITDLNDRMQFFIEIIYETCDLNNKQNELVHDRNLISTLLDDLDTPSKMKISSLKVKILELEEQEDNFGRQKEYKQAQSVNKEKIAVTEEYTELIKPLLVKHGFLDMPARPKLSNQERVLKGLFTSYYMVASPHVQKLTPSICKLYKDFICRHLHSSDVDIFEWAIKCGNAYSMFYEAYTETVFRVVYHQFDNSKEVRLCETSVSCLLELMDHYGIDYVDKLSRKIGARGLGSKTSNRRQLYTVQDTYDGEEDGDQTVQNSEHSVDIIMAIGRYMEMVVDKGVSLAIVRGLCRLVLRGHIDDRPEVLEQLLKRYFNPNAEPIISQVLGMFFENLVRLKKQALLQPCLLPTLWTVMNCSFDAPLNAVQPDYVVKFFIDLTIQEASSPKSNIHNRIALSFLHYIQNYFTERREMCRLLAKELTNLTINVLNGQEVKTEMLEMADKLITSELEPRVVKNIKVFKTMLDGSFNPPSREARDDLESDEECDTATVASENVVQSEQVSVTNPEKSATEQTLTNASDPQAEASAIAPTATQVSEPILTTFGTENRARDCPGMQEF, encoded by the exons ATGCGTCACGCGGAACTCAAGGAGTCACTCCACAAGCGCTACGAAAAGGAGCTGCAGCAACT ATGGGCCACCAAGAGTCTGAACACATTCATCAATGTGCTGAAGACTGTACTCGAGGCGGAGGAGAGCAACGAGAACGGTAACAAGGCCCTGTCCTTTTGCGCGAAATTCGTGACCAGCTTCGAGTCGGAGAAGACGCACCCCATGATGACTGAAACATTCCACTGGCTGTTGACT ACATATTCCAGCAGTCCGCACGTTCGCTATCGGATTTGCTACTTTGTGAATCTGATACTTGAGAAACTGGGACCCAATGCGGCAGTCGACGACACGCAGTGCGACGAGATTCTCGAGACTATGCTGGAGCGCGTGAAGGACGTGTCGGCCGGTGTGCGCAAGCAAGCAGTCCTGGCCATGCAGCGTCTCCAGATTCCGGACAATCCCGTCGATCCAGTTGTCTTCGCCTATCAGTTCCATCTGTCTGCGGATCCCTTGTCCAGCGTGCGCCAGTGCATTATCACCTGCATGGGCCGCAACTACATCACGGTGCCCTACATACTGCAGCGTCTGTGGGACGTGGACGAGAAGGTGCGCCGCCATACGTACGTCAACATGTGCAACTATCCAGTGCGCGCCTACAGGGTGGCGCAGCGCCTGACCCTCCTGGAGCAAGGTCTGAACGACAGCTCGGCCAACGTTAAAAAGACGGCGGTAAACATCATGCTTAAGGCCTGGATCGGCTCCTACCAACAGAACTATGTGGCTCCGATAGCAGCCCTCAAGCTGGACTCCAGCGAGGAGGAGCTGATGCGTTTCCGGAGCGTGACCAAGCAAATGTTGCGTGAAATCTTTGAGCAGACCGACAATCAGCAACTGATGGCACAACTGCCCCTCGGTGACGACTGTGAGCTGCATCGATGTGTACCGCTGGAATGTCTCAACGTGGAGCTGTTGCTCTATTGGCAGTGCCTCGGCGACTATCTGGAGAGCACGCAGGCGGACGAAAGCGACCAGGTGCTGCCCGAACTGAGTGTCTTCTGCACTTATGTGAACAA GTTCTGTGAGAGCCAGAAACCGGACATGGACAAGTTCGCCCAGATAGAGTTCCAGAACATGCTGCTCTCGCTGGTGGAAATCCTGGACTCGTACGACCTGGGCGACGAGATTGGGCGTAGCAATATGAAGACGTTGATCAAAAATCTATTGAAGGACTGTCTGCTCGACCACAAGATCGTCCGCGTGCTCGTGCGTTGCATGGAGAAGCTGATCACCGACCTCAATGACCGGATGCAGTTCTTCATTGAGATCATCTACGAGACGTGTGACCTTAATAACAAGCAGAATGAGCTAGTGCACGATCGCAATCTGATCAGTACGTTGCTGGACGACTTGGACACGCCCTCGAAGATGAAGATATCCTCGTTGAAGGTGAAGATCTTAGAGCTGGAGGAACAGGAGGATAACTTTGGGCGCCAGAAGGAGTATAAACAGGCTCAGTCCGTGAATAAGGAGAAGATTGCTGTCACAGAGGAGTACACGGAGCTGATCAAACCGCTGCTGGTGAAGCACGGCTTTCTGGACATGCCCGCCCGTCCGAAGCTCTCCAACCAGGAGCGTGTCCTGAAAGGCCTGTTCACCTCATACTATATGGTGGCCTCTCCGCATGTCCAGAAGCTCACTCCCAGCATATGTAAGCTGTACAAGGACTTTATTTGCCGCCATCTCCACTCCTCGGATGTGGACATCTTCGAATGGGCCATCAAATGCGGCAACGCCTACAGTATGTTCTATGAGGCATACACCGAGACGGTGTTCCGGGTTGTATACCATCAGTTCGACAATAGCAAGGAGGTCCGTCTGTGCGAGACCTCTGTCAGCTGTCTTCTCGAGCTGATGGATCACTATGGCATCGACTATGTCGACAAGTTGAGCCGGAAGATAGGTGCTAGGGGGCTGGGGTCTAAGACGTCCAATCGCCGCCAGCTCTATACCGTGCAGGATACATACGACGGGGAGGAGGATGGCGATCAGACAGTGCAGAACAGCGAGCATAGCGTCGACATCATTATGGCGATTGGCCGCTATATGGAAATGGTGGTCGACAAGGGCGTGAGCCTGGCCATAGTGCGAGGCCTTTGTCGCTTGGTCCTGCGCGGTCACATCGACGATCGGCCCGAGGTGCTCGAGCAGCTGCTCAAACGCTACTTCAATCCCAACGCAGAGCCAATCATCAGCCAGGTCCTGGGCATGTTCTTTGAGAACCTTGTCCGCCTCAAGAAGCAGGCGCTTCTGCAACCCTGCCTTCTGCCCACTCTGTGGACCGTCATGAACTGCAGCTTCGACGCGCCGCTGAACGCCGTTCAGCCCGATTACGTGGTCAAGTTCTTCATCGATTTGACGATTCAGGAAGCCAGCTCCCCGAAGAGCAACATACACAACAGGATCGCTCTGAGCTTCCTGCACTACATACAGAACTATTTCACCGAGCGCAGGGAAATGTGTCGCCTGCTTGCCAAAGAGCTCACCAACCTCACTATTAACGTGCTCAACGGACAGGAAGTCAAGACTGAAATGTTGGAGATGGCTGACAAACTGATCACG AGCGAACTAGAGCCGCGTGTGGTCAAGAACATTAAAGTCTTTAAGACGATGCTCGACGGTAGCTTTAATCCACCATCACGTGAGGCGCGCGACGATCTGGAAAGCGACGAGGAGTGCGACACTGCGACTGTGGCATCTGAAAATGTAGTGCAGTCAGAGCAGGTGTCAGTCACAAATCCTGAAAAATCTGCGACCGAACAAACCCTGACAAACGCATCTGATCCACAGGCTGAAGCATCGGCTATAGCACCAACTGCAACGCAAGTTTCAGAGCCTATCTTAACCACTTTCGGCACTGAGAATCGTGCCCGTGACTGTCCGGGAATGCAGGAATTTTAA
- the LOC117189682 gene encoding uncharacterized protein LOC117189682 isoform X2, translated as MCLRDPKVAQGIVENFELLQKFKAVIATSENPDTIHSSIEAVHKILLIQSAEEMLEFTTLPDFPIDRIICEVTSKYQEIRLAALKVLKTLLVDTSDQSVFEPLHRCFHVLEQLVKAFCEVLQRPDAVEIIEVLATALRSEMTKLFFEHNLFDLIVEHLKDQIDILSLELRCTIISIFAETAKYVQYLVRMHTAEITDMFLGCLMENDPAPATFVILGLNRMADNPDALRRIVTEFDEGALQKLVSIFQSPEVIIKTREQAAEFINRLLTGAYRDTAGELTDLDIPGVLTTTIQQGLPTLSIDLILSLLVIVESLAQNEEYRTVLGQHRPLTEQIAQLLMRSYAHSILVNNIFRCLCTIVDKQDVREVLLENYIVSSIKRALKSLSNLVKTAVTNFILQTTRFSEFIDAYIDRGILEVLMLFQKHAFCVSTWGPAIESILSKCPTIKFCIRNCLTFTDITAGKDFYVSRKKFDDFRTLQDILRNDCSLEAVLVVNFDRLEADEADLMRVPSFCLPMSDGAGDHTWCYCKRPAHPHLPKYLETLNQTLMMHGLVENPPKVRSAIDFDNVAKRIKIIAEVVHNVMNDNLKIFDLNSTEECSRHAVRCHLQELRYVYHTNFIPLGMVHSGCQFERAILFKALADQIGLPCTLERSVDGRMLYNEVPMPLEIDKDVHCDKKTLQFMPWRMLRPTHVVDLMYNVGDLYPMQSRQALQYL; from the exons ATGTGCCTGCGTGATCCCAAAGTGGCCCAGGGAATTGTGGAGAACTTTGAGCTCTTGCAGAAGTTCAAGGCAGTGATTGCCACCTCCGAGAATCCCGACACCATTCATAGCTCCATCGAGGCCGTTCACAAGATCCTGCTGATCCAGAGTGCAGAGGAGATGTTGGAGTTTACCACTCTTCCCGACTTTCCCATCGATCGCATTATCTGTGAGGTGACCAGCAAATACCAGGAGATTCGGCTTGCGGCCCTGAAAGTCTTGAAGACCCTCCTGGTGGACACCAGCGACCAGAGTGTGTTTGAGCCGCTGCATCGCTGCTTCCATGTCCTGGAGCAGCTGGTCAAAGCATTTTGCGAAGTTCTGCAAAGACCGGATGCGGTCGAGATCATTGAGGTGCTGGCCACGGCTCTCCGGTCCGAGATGACCAAGCTGTTCTTCGAGCATAACCTCTTCGACCTTATTGTCGAGCACCTGAAGGACCAAATCGATATCCTGTCCCTTGAGCTGCGCTGCACCATCATATCCATCTTCGCGGAAACTGCGAAGTACGTGCAGTATCTGGTGAGGATGCACACTGCCGAGATCACGGACATGTTCCTCGGCTGCCTCATGGAGAACGACCCGGCACCGGCCACCTTCGTGATCCTCGGGCTCAACCGCATGGCCGATAATCCGGACGCACTGCGTCGAATTGTGACCGAGTTTGATGAGGGGGCTCTGCAGAAGCTAGTGTCCATTTTCCAGTCCCCGGAGGTGATCATCAAGACCCGGGAGCAGGCAGCCGAGTTTATCAATCGCCTCCTGACCGGAGCCTATCGCGACACGGCTGGAGAGCTGACGGACTTGGACATTCCAGGCGTCCTCACCACCACCATTCAGCAGGGCCTGCCTACTCTCTCCATTGATTTGATCCTCTCTCTGCTGGTAATCGTCGAGAGTTTGGCCCAGAACGAGGAGTACCGAACAGTCCTGGGCCAGCATCGTCCGCTCACCGAGCAAATTGCTCAACTTTTGATG CGCTCCTATGCCCATTCCATTCTCGTGAACAACATCTTCCGTTGCCTGTGCACCATCGTCGATAAGCAGGATGTTCGTGAGGTGCTGCTTGAGAACTACATTGTGTCCTCCATCAAGCGGGCTCTGAAGTCGCTCTCTAATCTGGTCAAGACGGCTGTGACCAACTTCATTCTGCAGACCACGCGCTTTAGCGAATTCATCGACGCCTACATAGATCGCGGCATTCTGGAAGT CCTGATGCTGTTCCAGAAACACGCCTTCTGCGTGTCCACCTGGGGACCGGCCATCGAGAGCATCCTCTCTAAGTGCCCCACGATAAAGTTCTGCATTAGAAACTGCCTAACCTTCACCGACATTACTGCCGGCAAGGACTTTTATGTGTCCAGAAAAAAGTTTGACGACTTCCGCACTCTCCAGGACATTCTACGCAACGATTGCTCTCTGGAGGCCGTTCTGGTGGTCAATTTTGACCGATTGGAGGCGGATGAGGCGGATCTGATGAGAGTTCCGTCGTTCTGCCTTCCGATGTCCGATGGTGCCGGTGATCATACCTGGTGCTACTGCAAGCGTCCTGCCCATCCCCATCTACCCAAATATCTGGAGACGCTTAATCAAACTCTGATG ATGCACGGCCTGGTGGAGAATCCGCCAAAGGTGCGCAGCGCCATCGATTTTGATAACGTGGCCAAGCGCATCAAGATCATTGCCGAAGTCGTGCACAATGTGATGAACGATAACCTCAAGATCTTCGACCTCAACTCGACGGAGGAGTGTTCCCGCCATGCGGTGCGATGCCACCTTCAGGAACTGCGCTACGTCTACCACACTAACTTCATACCCCTGGGCATGGTGCACAGTGGCTGCCAGTTTGAGCGCGCCATCCTCTTCAAGGCCCTGGCCGATCAGATCGGCCTGCCCTGCACCCTGGAGCGCAGTGTCGACGGCCGGATGCTGTACAACGAGGTGCCGATGCCGCTGGAGATCGACAAGGATGTTCACTGCGACAAGAAGACCCTCCAGTTTATGCCCTGGCGCATGCTGCGCCCCACCCACGTCGTCGATCTCAT